From the Trichoplusia ni isolate ovarian cell line Hi5 chromosome 1, tn1, whole genome shotgun sequence genome, the window ATACCATTCATATCATACCAGTAATTAGAGGACAAGTTATTGTTGATCATGCAAGGAGGATTAATTtaggttattgttttttttggctTTCCTTATCATTTATTTAGCACAAACCAGTTTGAAAATTAACTTGGTTGTtgttatttacactttttagaatcaataatatatttctgttataatatataatcatatccataaactaaaaaaaaatatctgtttatagGTGGCAGtgaaatgatatattatttacataagcTCTTGCAGCTTAAGTACCCAGTCCATGTAAATGCTATCACTATGTCAAGAGTAGAGGAAATACTACAAGAGCACAGTTCTATAGCCCTTAACTACCAAGACGAAATCAGGAAATGGGCCAACCCTGATTATTATGAAGCAAATGTTAAAAGAATACAACTCCCTTATGTTCAAGCTGCAAGTTCAACTGGCTTAACAGGTAAATCCTTACCTTAGTAATAAGTATAAGTGTGTTGTCTGACCTCTAATCATAATGTGGGTTACAGCTGAGCAGCAGAAGGAACGGAAAAAGGAGATGGCTCGACGATTGTTAGAAATAAATGCCAGAAAGAGGGAGGAAAGACTTGCAGAAGATGAAGAACAATTAAATCAACTTCTTTCTATTAAGGTAAATTACCCAAGAGAAATTGGCAAGAACACATTGCAATATTGTGATATCATTAaatgacacatatttttttatatcttaataaAGACCTTCTATTAACAAACATTCCTGCAATGATTTCAGGATATGATAGAGGATGGTGACACTGACGAATTCAATGAAGCTATAAAAGGATTTGATATCAAAAGCTATGAAGATTTACAGGTGAAAcctatacaatatacatatgactattaataataatgttcaacatatttatttaaatccatttGTCCTACAATATAAGGCTATATTTCTATACTCTGTTTCTACGCTTTACAGAGACAAATAACCAACTTGAACATGCGAATAGATAAGAATAAACAACGCATTGCAGCAGCTGCAACAGCTGAAGAGAATCTAGAGACGCGACCTACCGGCAGAATGAACCCGCCTACGGAACCTGAAGCATTCCAAGTTTGGCTGAATGACACGCGTACTAAGGTGCCGcctataataaaatcttataacTTTTGGAATACTTTATCTAAAATAGAGCACTATAAAccgtattttgatagtaactatcgtgagaatgattcatgttaaatgatgtaacggtttactcacgcgtatttatagagGTAGCCCATCTAGTTTCGGACGCAACCGGACCttcatcatgagctgacgcgtcgTCTAGACCTATAATTAGTTGctatgataattattaaatacggGTCATCATCGtcatttaataactataaaagtaGTAGAAAAATTAATACTGTGGTTCTTATTTGCGTTAAATTGGTAAAGTTTAAGCCAACAGCTTAAGCTTTACCTAATTCAATGAGATTCAATCGAATAAACAGAGGTTTGTTTTTTACCAGTATCGCGAACTAGTTGCTCGTCGCGAAGCTCGTAGAGCTCGTCGTGCCGCGATGGTAAAGCGACGTACAGCCGCAGCCGCTGAGCGGATGAGAGTAATCTCGCGGCTTGCTGCAGCTGGAGACGATTTCGGGAACCAAGATTCTGATTGGGATGCGTATAAAAGGtatttgttttatctaaaaTCACACGTTTATTCAACCTGTAGATAGTAGTCACGAGTTTTTGTCCTAGTgcttttttgaatttttgttttgtttttgaaacctATAGTTTTCACTGAATCAACCACTTTCTAACTATatgttatatatataattatatattataggtaAATTACTGTCACTGTTATTCCAGTAAAATAATGAAGATTTCTGTATgagttttttgtgtaatatttccAGCATAAGCCGCGAAGCCGATTCTGATTCTGAAGCTGATGGTGAACGTCTTCTTGAATTAGAGGAAGCTCTGCGGGAATACGAGCCGCCGCCGGCTAATTCCAGTCAGCATCACCAACTGCATCTTGCTATCGAACCATTAAGGTAGTTTACCACACAAAATTAACATCATTACATACTATTCCTAATGAGTTTGGCAACGAATGAGTGTATAGAGGTAGTACATGATTTCAGAGCTCCGGAACTGATGTTCCAGCCTTCAATGATGGGCAATTTAGAAGCAGGCCTAGCTGAGACAATGGACTatgttttcaaacattttagtCCTGAAGACCAACTCCTGTTGGCTAACAACGTTTTTCTTACGGGTGGATGTTCTCAATTTCCAGGTGAgacattatttacaataatatgttGCTGTCATGTCGTGTTTCTATCACATGCTTACTCTTACTTACGTTCAGAACTCTATTAGAAAATTACACaattttacatcaaaaatatttttttactagaccTCAATAGTTATAAGTTAGTATATAACTTGTAAATTTAcgaataattttacttttaggaCTAAAAGAAAGACTGGAAAGAGAACTACTTGAAATGAGACCATTTCAATCGACCCATAAAGTAGTTATGGCGAAAAACCCGTGCCTCGATGCCTGGTACGGCGCAAGAGATTTTGCAGGTAGCAATGACTTTGAAAACTGTTGTATTTCTAAAGAAGAGTACTACGAAATGGGAGCTGAGTACTTGAAGGAGCATTATGTTAGTAATAAGTATTATAAGAGCCCGGCGCCCATTGTTGATAATACACTCGCACCGGCTGTTGACGCAAATGTTGTCAAAGAAGAAATCGTTGTCGATTGTTAAAGGTATATAACTCTTTtacttaataaagtattttataagtgactgttgttttataacttttcCTTTTATAAGTGAAAGTCAGTGTTTACGCAAATATCAAGAATTTTTTAGCCTGAGTGttagaaatgaatgaaattgtaATAGAAGAGTCTTCCAAACTCACACCACGTTCGAAAGAAACCAGAAAAAGGCTATGCGGTTGTATATCGCAACATGTGGTGAATTGGTACATGTTCAGGCGCGGATCCACCGTTGTGGGCAAGGCGGGCATGGTCACTACCCTAATTTACTTGCGACTCTTTCCAGATTGTATAACGATATGGCATTCATAAAGCCAAAGTCCTGTTGCgtagaaaaaggttttaaatatgtactcatgttcatttctttataaatcATGATTgtttatggatttttttttaatccaacaTTTATTTGGCCTAATTTCGATTGCTGGGTCGTTCTGGCCACAACTTTCTTTGAGCGCTGGATCAGCGCCTGCTCATGATCGATTTTGTTACCTTAGATTTATTTATCAGTGAACTGTTCCCATGGCATCTTTCCTAAGAAAATATGTGAAGCGTTTTACGGACTAGCTAACGTATCTTGTCTGCTCAAGTTTCATTccattatataataatattaatttgttatttttaattaactgaatAAAAGTTTGTAATGAAAGGCACTTCTTAAAACTATCACTTAACCTAAGGGACTTTGTGGAAATAAAACAGgggatataaaataaacaaaataaatagccaCAAATATCATGGcacgtttatttttttccacTACATGGCGACTTCTAAAAGAATCGTGACTTGTTTTTGCATTcatatagattttttaatagaGCTCTGCAAAATCACCactaaagaataattttaaaatgtatattttccataaaattaaaatataaactctgTATTTAATTTGATCTCAATATAAATCACTATgaactgaaaaaaattaaaagttttgttagttcgctaattataaattgattgatGAGACTATAATAAAgagtacatttaaaaaatcacattaaagcATATATATAATGCTGACTACATAAACGCTCTAACAGCCTCTCCCTACCGCTACATCACCTTGCAGATTGTATACTCAAAGTatcaacaataaacaatatgaaaGACTCCAGTTCTACTAAACAAaccaatataattataataaatttatcacAATCATTTCAgactacaaaaataactaaataatcaCCTGTAAAGGAGGCTGTGAGAGCTATAATCACGTGCAATGTAAATGTAATACAccacaataattaacaaatctaacttatttcaaatataaactagcctaaaaattttaacaataaaagaaaaaaaaaacggttgtAGTTAAAATATTGGTCATTAAAAACTCTGAAGAGCTATAACTAAATGACCGTATAAATAATCATCATGCCATgatgtttgtattgaattttaataaaaaattgcaaTCAAAGGGATGTAAAATACTCCAAAACTTGGTAAAGGGCGGCTTATAGccaagtatttttttcgtataattAGAAATAGTATAAAATCAGTGACTTAGGAATAGCTCtcagtatataaaaaaagttaaaatccTTAGGCTGTACTCTCGTATGATTATAATGTAAGCAACGCAATATGTTGGCAAAGCGGAAGTTCACGTAAATCTAACGATACAATAcaactaaatatttatgtaccttAGACATTATGATTACACAAGGCTCACtgttatttcataaaactaCCACGATCAAGTTTAGTGTAACTGGTCGGCGGCACGCGGCCCCCTAGACTAGTAGTCTGCCTCGACAAGGGAAGTATACGTTATACATTCACGGGTAAGGATATGTACGATTTCTTTAACCAAATTCAATATAGGCTTACAAACAAAACGGGTTGGTCCGTCAACCACAACCACTCAGAtgttaacaacaaaataacaacaaacacaaTCTAACATGCCAATATTTCGCGTGAGtattctttttaacattttgaattCCTCAGTCTTTTCTACGgatcaaaaaaataagtagaaagTGAAAAACTCATACGACCTCTTTTGTAATTACGTAAATTCAAGGACTTCAATAATCACTTCTTAAATATAGTTAACTAACATCGGTATGTAAAATAGTTGAACAATGAAGGCACGCAAATTGCCTGTCCAACGTATACTTAGCAGGTCTTAGAAATGAGGTAGCAACCTGCGGCCTTCACTGTTTTTGGGTCCTAATTTATTACGAAACAGGTTCATCGAGAAAACATATCTccttatcaatataaatatatgaattataCTCTGTGTGAAGGTTTGAGAAAGCAGAACATATTTCGTAATCCAAAAGGACCACATTCATGTCCTCAGCAGACCCAAACACTCGGCAAGGGTGAAGTAACGATAGggtaatgttaataataaagataaaacaatCATAAAGAAagtgaacataatataataataacaaaaatatattactaatcCTAGAATTCAATAAGAAACAATCACCCTCGGCGAGAGATCGGCAAGCTGAGAGACatcgatatatttatatatgtatttatgtaccTAGTTCACTATGTTGGTGTTTCTATTTCCATTCATAATAGCTAtggataatataattatataaggtAATCAGCATTGAAAGGCACCTAATACATGTTGTCCCTACCAATGCTGTTACATACAAACTATTGATAACtatggttttaatttttcaatggTGATCATTTTATAATGGTAGCTGAAAGATTTATACTACTCGTTAACACAAGTTCTAGTTTGTCTAAATAATACTGTTATCAATGGCTTGGTAAGAAATATACTAAAaagtttaagattttattaatatacggAAAAGTTTAGATGTTACTCTCAGATTTGTGGGCAACTAAATGCATcctcattttattattttacgttatCTTAACATACGGtgtacacatttatttaaaatgataatgagatattggCCTATTTTTTTCGTGTTACTTTCAAATACAgaactatcaaaatataaaaaaatattgaggaCTATCAAACAACAttcatatgtatatattattattatatgtatacttatGTACATCTACAAGAATTTTGATCTTTATAGTACCCAAAGTATAGTTCTGCGCTAATTCTAACATTAATTCCAATTATGTTCTCAGttcgatattattttgttgactGTAGAATGAGACATTACTACGAATCACACGTATAATTTTGAATGGTTTTCTCCTCGAtatacttgaataaataaaccctaccaatatttatttacatttgctGAACCAGCACATGGACACACACAtcatggaaataaaataaagtatcaaaATCAACAACACGGGAAGTTGTAAAACAATGGGTACAAATGTCGGTATAAcactattacaatattataagaactcttacaatattttatttccagttCTACCCTGACCTGCAGACTTAACTAAACTTACGCTACCACATCGTTTACATAGAAATGGCACCAATCTATCTTTGATATCAATAATGGCAAACCATAAGGAACCCCCGCAGCGGACACTTTAGCTGCACTCCACAGTGCACAAGAACTGTCTCAAGGTAATATTGGAAGACTACTGCACTATACACTAttcattattactattattcGAAAAACAGTAATGAAATAAAGTTCTGCCTCTCGCCAAAATACGTTtgttacatatatgtatatattgcGATATCCTAAATgggtaaataattatgtaccaATGATTATGATGACTACCCTTAATATGAATATTCCTTCTcgtcagaaacttgaaaaaataaatgaagtatcaATGGTGTTATGATTGATATTGCCTAATGTCGCTATCCGCTAGAAGGCACACAAAGTTTAGTAAGAAGCTTCACAAATTCTGCTCTCTGTATTAATGCAACGCCCACAACAGCGACGACCACTAACCACCAGTCGTCAGTACGTCCTCACTTATTACTGTAAGACACACTATAGCGTACTCCGGGCGACGTCCCCACACATTGAACACTGAACATAACATTATTCTGAACGtaatacgtttaaaaaatattgccaATTTTATGTTGCAACAGGCACTTCTCTGGATTTCTCCAATAAACAtcatattaaaagttattaattttgtgaAGCTTTCAATATTGCCTCTAAGGACTCTGCTAGATTAtggaattattatttgtacttcttatttactattattattattttatatgaaaccagattttttatttattttatagctttctTATGGATTAATATTGAGGAGTATTATCTAGAGTCCCTATATTTATTAgcgatcaaaatattttacctctCGTCGGTAACAGTTCTATATAAAATTACTGAACTTCCATATACACTGACACGATCTAAGTTAAAGCATCGCAATAAGATATTGTTACATTTCACTACGACTAATGAAGAATGGGTATGACGATGACAAGCGAATGAcgattattaaaatttagaatttcATTAAGTTGGAGATTTACCATTTACGATTCCAAAATTTATCACTAAGCAAATTAGAATATGAGATCAAAAATTTTAGGCCTACAATCTATCATGATGAGACTTTTAAGTATTGATTTATGAACGCCACCACGGAAATTAATATAATCATGTGATGGTATAGATAAATCACAGTTGTAGGTATATAAATCACAATGCATATATTATCATAGGCGGTACCGCTACGTGACTACTCACTACTCCTCATCTCTATTGTGATGTCCACCTGGTGTTATCGAGGGATTCCATAAGCGTAACGAAACCAACTCGATTCTTGCACACAATCTGCGACATTCCGAACACATGGATACAATCCGCCAGCGCAGCCTTGCTCGCGCTCGCAACACGCCCGACGAAATCAAcagtgtataaataaataactcgacataaaataaacaaataaaaattgcatgAGTCCATGCTGACGATCCAAGCTGAGGAGCTGCCAGCCTCCTCTATGCTCTCGGTTATATCATTATGTACGATAGCTGCTCTTGTTGATGGCTgccaaatatttaatattgcaCTCTGGAAGCTCGCTAGTCAACCAAGAGCTGTAACAAATGAGGCGAAGGTCGTTGTTAGCGTACTCGTTTGTAAATTGCATCCGATAATCTCTTGAATATATTACGTGTACCCACCTCTTCTGGAAATCAGTCAGTGAGATGCATCTGACCGGACATCTGGGGCTGGGGCGTAGGAGTATGCGATGGAGGTGGCGacgctataaataaaattaattatgtaaatcaatcagggaaaaaaaaaaacaaacatcacgACGTGGaaacaaacagtttaaaataatcatatatttAATAGATTACTTACAAATAGACGCAATAGACTGTGGCGACATCGCGGACATCTTGCTGGTATCTTGCATAGACACTTGTGTCCCTTGAGATGTCATGTAACGATTCACCATTGGTACGAAGCTGGAAAGAAATTGGTTTCTAATAATCGTTTATAGATCTGATCTGGGCAACCATCATTGTCagaatttcatgaaaataaatataacgaaaaagacaaagaacaaaaaaaatattttaaggtaagatattttttcctttgttaCCAAGTGTGTTCTCGTTTTCATTGATACATTTTCATACCTTAAGTCACAAACGCCGGGGGAGTCAAAGTTGCTATTGTTCGAATTGTTAGTGTTTGTGGCAACACTGTTGATTGTCCCGATGCTGTTCGCCGACACATTGCTGTGGTTCTCTCGGTGGACACGATTGTGGTGCCTGtatttcgaaatttaaattatttagtatcACAATAAAACAACTAACATACGTGGCAACTAGAGTGAAAGACTGAAATCCCGAAAAAAAACTTCCAAAGCAATCTAacagaagaaagaaaaatatgagaCTGTAAATTACTTTGAAGTGCTATTTGATTGAGATCAAATTGAGATCGACTTGGTGCTTTGGATACCATCACAATCGCCATTCCAAACAGTGGCACCAGTTTTAACTGCGCTCGACCAACAGCTAATGACGTTGATTAAACTGGATAGCTACTCGATCTTAGTTTGGTCCGATGGTACCATGCAAGCCGGAATTTAAatggaatcaaaataaaaaacaactcaaCCAGTCTCTGAAGATAGCCCACTGGATATACTACTACTCTATACGCAAACACTTTCTTCTGAGGATTGATTGTCAGTCTTACCGAATTCAGCCCGCATACCATATTTTACTTAGAGAGACTGCCGCTCTCACCTCCATTACCTGTTTGCCTGGTGGCGCTACTGTACCTTATTAAATAGCTGTCTCTGACGAAGGAGCGTCCGCAGACGCTGCACTCGTAGCAAGAGCCGGACGAGTGCGTGCGGATGTGCAGCGCGAACTGCGACTTAGATGTGAAGGTCATCGAGCATCGGTCGCAGTTCAGCGGCTTGTCGGCCACGTGGGACCATCTGCAAATATCAGATAATTATAGACATGTtgtcatgaaattatagttgaCTAATATAGGATATGAAAAATTCTGTAAGTCTGATATAGAATTCGATTTAGAAGTAGAAGTTGTTCACATTATGTCATTATAAGGAAATCACCTGTGCGCAGTCACATAGCTCTTTACGGCGAAACGCTTTTGACAAATATCACAAGCATAAGGGCGTTCACCTGAAACGCgaagaaataattatgaaaaattttgtattataaattcaCTATAAgcaatgaaaattaatgaaaagcGAAAGTGAAGGCACATGATGTTAGAAAGACGGCAAGATGCAATTAGAGAGTGATGCAGTCtgaaattaatgaatataagccaagaaattataataaataataatattgaaactcAAGTGATGATGTAGCGAATGATGAAATTATAACTTACAATGAATTGTCGGTGCCACATCATTAAATTCAGAATAACAAAGAGTCTGCTTGTGGTAGCAATTTGCCGTCTTCGTAACGAACCATAGCTATATTCAAATCTTATTGAAATAGTCCCAATTTGATTAGTATATCTAAATTCGACTAAGGATTATTTGTTAGCTATCAGACGAAAaacatttactataaaataatatgtgacTTGAACAACAGTTATAATTTACATCGTAAGACACAAATTGCTTTTTCTGTGCCAAATATCAATTTTGCTTCGAAGTGTAACGTTTTGCAACATAGGTTTaaagttgaaaaatattatgatagaTCTGAACTCGAACTGTACCTACGTAGTTCAAAGACTATCTTTAAGAAGgtctaaaaaaagaaacttcaaaGTAGTCATAGGAAAGACATAAATGATTACAGGTATTTTGATTTGTGCTATGCTGAGAACTGTCACACTTATTAATTTGATAGTTAAATTGGCACATTATAATACCAACACAGCAAATCTTATTAGCTTAAATGTTTTTCATCTGTTAATGCACTACGCGACTCACATTACAAATGTTCAAAGATTTTCATTGCGCTTGTACTCATAAagtattttgctttgttttaacAAACGGCCCCTTAATGTTCATTGTTTTGATAAACAAGTATCGTATACAAGAGTTGGAcagatttttagaaaaaaagagtGACAGATTTTGACAGAGATTATTTAGTGTCTACAGTTAGAATTTGGCTACAATAGAAAGACAGTGAGTTACCGTGAGTTGGAAACAAAGTCAAAATAGATTTAGAACCGAAAGTGTAGAAAAGCACTTTCTTGTAGGGATCGCGGTGTAATCGTACCGGTATGAATTCGCTTGTGAATGTTGAGCGTGGATTTCTGCGTGAAGCGTTTGTAACAGACATCGCACTCGAACGGTCGTTCTCCCGTGTGCGTACGCATGTGTATCTCCAGGTACGGCTTGCAAGTGAACGCCGCTGGGCACTCCATGCATTGGTACGGACGACCTTGCACTGACCACCCACGCACACCATTAGTATTCATTCAAATTTGTAATATCATCATGCATACATGTGAATACtcacgaataaatatttttaaacaatatgtGTGGCACCGACAACTTCAGATtaaaacattatgaaattaCATTAAGAAAATATGATAAGTTAGGTAAAATTTGCAAGTGATTAcagaagttaaaataaaaattgaaaagcGTGTGCTGAGCGTTGTCGACTGACCTGTGTGCGTTCTTTTGTGTATATTGAGTGTAGATTTTTGCGCGAATCTCTTGAGGCATACGTCACACTGGTAGGGCCGCTCGCCGGTGTGCGTGCGGTTGTGGATCTCGAGGTACTGCTTGCAGGTGAAGGCGGCGGGGCACTGCAGGCACTGGAAGGGCCGCCCCTGCACTGTGGACGAGCGACTGGGTTAGCCACGGCCGCGGCAGCCCGCCTCCCCCACGCGACATAGTAGCCCACATACAACACTCCCTAGCGCGGCGCGGCCGCTGGGCCGGCCGCCCACGTACCTGAGTGCGTCCGCTTGTGGATGTTGAGACTGGATTTCTGAGTGAAGCGCTTCAGGCAGATGTCGCACTGATACGGTCGCTCGCCGGTGTGGGTGCGCGTGTGTATCTCCAGGTATTGCTTGCAGGTGAAGGCGGCGGGACACGACAGGCACTGGAACGGTCTGCCCTGGACTGGTGTCCAACACATATATTATAGCGGCGGCGAGCCCGCAAGGACGCTAGACGCCCTCGCACTACGGAGGTCGCGGCGCGGACCGGTCGCCGCTCGCCGCGTACTCCGCTCCAAATCTTTCACTACGGCGGAACTTTAAGAAAGGCTCGCGAGCGCTCTGAACTAGGGAGAGATTCGGAGGAGAGGCGGAGTGCGAGTGGAGAGAGGCGTGGGCGGGCGGCCGGCCAGTCCGGCCCGCGGGGTCACCCACCTGTGTGCGTCCTCTTATGTATATTGAGGCTGGACTTCTGCGTGAAGCGCTTCAGACACGCGTCGCACTGATAGGGCCGCTCGCCTGTATGCGTGCGCATGTGAATGTCCAGGTAGGGGCGGCGGGCGAACGCCGCCGGGCATTGCCCGCACGCGTAAGGACGCCCTTGCACTGCGCCCAGTGCACACACAAAAGCGAGTAACGCACGTCGCCGACGCAAGGAGGCTGTTGTGCCTTTGGCCGCCCGCCCTTCTGCCAATCTCGACCAGATCTTACGCCGCGTGCAGCGACCGATTCGCCCCAATTTTAGAAAACCCAATTTTGATAATCGGCAACGTGTTACAATACCGAGGCGCCAATAGTGCGTCATTGCGGCGATTGCATTACCGCTTTTGTGAATGAATTAATATCCATGaagaaatgataaaaatgataaatgctAAAACACCGAGTCGTATGCAGAATGAGAGGGATAAGAGGGCGAATGACCGGcagattattaataatatgataGGTAGGCTGGAAATTATCAGTGAATGCAGAAGTACGTAAAGCGCGCGTTGAATGAGTTAAAGAAATCGAGATGTTAGTCGAAAGCAACGAGATGGAAGCTATCAAAAACAGGGAGAATAAAACAACGGGTTAGGCGGGCAACGGAAAAATAGGAGCGAAGCATGACGCTAAATGAAATATGACTGCATGACGAGTCGCAAGTTAACGCTAATCGTACCGAAAGGAATACTGCGGATTATAATATATGTGGGCTACTAACCCGTATGTATTTTTTCGTGCAAATTGAGCGCGCACTTCTGCGTGAAGGACTTGAGGCAGACGGTGCACTGGAACGGCCGCTCCCCTGCGCCGCCAACACACGGACACGGGGGGACagagaaacaaaacaaaaccacgATGGACAAATAATTCTACTGAGCTTAGTAACCGAATACCGATTGGTTCCAAGTGACTACCATGAGGGAATTTGAACGACGTTATTTGTCCATCAGACATTCTCTCTCCTATAACTTAACGGAAATCATCACAACGTACACATGCTTTACATAACTGTTTGTGAATAGTTTTTGAGCGTGTGTAACCTAATTATTATCATGTAAGCTTTTTTAAACACACtgaaacgaataaaatatatcacttCCAAATCGCTAGATAACCAGGTATTGatatccaaaataaaattaaaaggtacAGGGAGCCCTTAAAACTATTCACAAAACATAGGTGTCATAGCCACAATAACTGTTTAGGTgtataatattcttaaatttcGTGACAACTATTGTAGCTTCGAGACCGAAccaaaataaa encodes:
- the LOC113492657 gene encoding zinc finger protein 2 homolog isoform X3, with amino-acid sequence MFEQQIKAEPMSFYTSHPHVHSGPPSIVRADTNHGIINMNQHHQTHEDSKDSLIVQQQVQHQQDLMEQHQQQQEMQQQDDELSFKGMEDEGVEMDMDGRQCSQGMGVDMGSVQTKMEVSNGGQSTPRSKPQACKVCGKVLSSASSYYVHMKLHSGNKPFQCTVCDAAFCRKPYLEVHMRTHTGERPFQCDLCLKRFTQKSSLNTHKRVHTDEHMRALMVKDRPYKCELCQMRFTQSSSLNRHKKIHTEEHKRALLAKDRPYQCGICFVRFTQKSSLGRHGKIHTEEHRRALLEKVRPYQCHICFMRFTQKSSLGRHGKIHTEEHIQSLINKVRPYQCDICDKRFTQKSSLGTHKRIHTGERPFQCTVCLKSFTQKCALNLHEKIHTVQGRPFQCLSCPAAFTCKQYLEIHTRTHTGERPYQCDICLKRFTQKSSLNIHKRTHSVQGRPFQCLQCPAAFTCKQYLEIHNRTHTGERPYQCDVCLKRFAQKSTLNIHKRTHTVQGRPYQCMECPAAFTCKPYLEIHMRTHTGERPFECDVCYKRFTQKSTLNIHKRIHTGERPYACDICQKRFAVKSYVTAHRWSHVADKPLNCDRCSMTFTSKSQFALHIRTHSSGSCYECSVCGRSFVRDSYLIRHHNRVHRENHSNVSANSIGTINSVATNTNNSNNSNFDSPGVCDLRNQFLSSFVPMVNRYMTSQGTQVSMQDTSKMSAMSPQSIASISSPPPSHTPTPQPQMSGQMHLTD
- the LOC113492657 gene encoding zinc finger protein 182-like isoform X10, which encodes MFEQQIKAEPMSFYTSHPHVHSGPPSIVRADTNHGIINMNQHHQTHEDSKDSLIVQQQVQHQQDLMEQHQQQQEMQQQDDELSFKGMEDEGVEMDMDGRQCSQGMGVDMGSVQTKMEVSNGGQSTPRSKPQACKVCGKVLSSASSYYVHMKLHSGNKPFQCTVCDAAFCRKPYLEVHMRTHTGERPFQCDLCLKRFTQKSSLNTHKRVHTEEHRRALLEKVRPYQCHICFMRFTQKSSLGRHGKIHTEEHIQSLINKVRPYQCDICDKRFTQKSSLGTHKRIHTGERPFQCTVCLKSFTQKCALNLHEKIHTGERPYQCDACLKRFTQKSSLNIHKRTHTVQGRPFQCLSCPAAFTCKQYLEIHTRTHTGERPYQCDICLKRFTQKSSLNIHKRTHSVQGRPFQCLQCPAAFTCKQYLEIHNRTHTGERPYQCDVCLKRFAQKSTLNIHKRTHTVQGRPYQCMECPAAFTCKPYLEIHMRTHTGERPFECDVCYKRFTQKSTLNIHKRIHTGERPYACDICQKRFAVKSYVTAHRWSHVADKPLNCDRCSMTFTSKSQFALHIRTHSSGSCYECSVCGRSFVRDSYLIRHHNRVHRENHSNVSANSIGTINSVATNTNNSNNSNFDSPGVCDLRNQFLSSFVPMVNRYMTSQGTQVSMQDTSKMSAMSPQSIASISSPPPSHTPTPQPQMSGQMHLTD
- the LOC113492657 gene encoding zinc finger protein 2 homolog isoform X4 translates to MFEQQIKAEPMSFYTSHPHVHSGPPSIVRADTNHGIINMNQHHQTHEDSKDSLIVQQQVQHQQDLMEQHQQQQEMQQQDDELSFKGMEDEGVEMDMDGRQCSQGMGVDMGSVQTKMEVSNGGQSTPRSKPQACKVCGKVLSSASSYYVHMKLHSGNKPFQCTVCDAAFCRKPYLEVHMRTHTGERPFQCDLCLKRFTQKSSLNTHKRVHTDEHMRALMVKDRPYKCELCQMRFTQSSSLNRHKKIHTEEHKRALLAKDRPYQCGICFVRFTQKSSLGRHGKIHTEEHRRALLEKVRPYQCHICFMRFTQKSSLGRHGKIHTEEHIQSLINKVRPYQCDICDKRFTQKSSLGTHKRIHTGERPYQCDACLKRFTQKSSLNIHKRTHTVQGRPFQCLSCPAAFTCKQYLEIHTRTHTGERPYQCDICLKRFTQKSSLNIHKRTHSVQGRPFQCLQCPAAFTCKQYLEIHNRTHTGERPYQCDVCLKRFAQKSTLNIHKRTHTVQGRPYQCMECPAAFTCKPYLEIHMRTHTGERPFECDVCYKRFTQKSTLNIHKRIHTGERPYACDICQKRFAVKSYVTAHRWSHVADKPLNCDRCSMTFTSKSQFALHIRTHSSGSCYECSVCGRSFVRDSYLIRHHNRVHRENHSNVSANSIGTINSVATNTNNSNNSNFDSPGVCDLRNQFLSSFVPMVNRYMTSQGTQVSMQDTSKMSAMSPQSIASISSPPPSHTPTPQPQMSGQMHLTD